CATTCCCGACCTCGACCTCATCAGGAAGTATAACCAACCAGGCCCCAGGTATACCTCTTACCCGACGGCCCCCCACTTCTCGCATGATACGGATAAAACCGAGCTGGCCAATCAAACAGAATCCGAGGACAGCGACCTGTCGCTCTACTTCCACATCCCATTTTGCCGCTCACTCTGCTGGTTCTGCGGGTGCACCAAGATCATCACCACCAAACAGGAACAGGCGGATCATTACCTCGACCTGATGGAGCGGGAAATCGATCTCTTTATCCCAAGGATCAAAGCCGGACGCAAAGTTCGACAGTTGCACTTCGGAGGAGGCACTCCGAATTACTTGAGCCCATCCCAAATCGATCGCTTTGCTTCCTTTCTTCACGAGCGCTTTGACTTCCACCCGGATGCCGAACTGGGGACCGAACTCGACCCTCGCACCCTGACGGCGGAACACATCGATGCCTTTCGCCGCCTTGGTATCAACCGGGCGTCCATGGGAGTGCAAGATACCAAAACCGAAGTCCAGCAAGCCGTTCACCGGATTCAAACCGATGAGCATAACCGCAACGCCCTGCAGTGGCTGCGCGAGGCAGGCATCAGCTCCTGCAACCTCGATCTCATCTACGGACTGCCCAAACAAACCCCGGAGTCATTCGAACAAACGCTCTACAACATCCTGGAATACAATCCGGACCGACTCGCCGTCTTTTCCTACGCCCACGTTCCGTGGATCATGCCAGCCCAGAAAATCC
This genomic stretch from Oceaniferula marina harbors:
- the hemN gene encoding oxygen-independent coproporphyrinogen III oxidase produces the protein MLIPDLDLIRKYNQPGPRYTSYPTAPHFSHDTDKTELANQTESEDSDLSLYFHIPFCRSLCWFCGCTKIITTKQEQADHYLDLMEREIDLFIPRIKAGRKVRQLHFGGGTPNYLSPSQIDRFASFLHERFDFHPDAELGTELDPRTLTAEHIDAFRRLGINRASMGVQDTKTEVQQAVHRIQTDEHNRNALQWLREAGISSCNLDLIYGLPKQTPESFEQTLYNILEYNPDRLAVFSYAHVPWIMPAQKILEAKDLPDPEAKLRMLEKIITILTDNGYHYVGMDHFAKQDDELAVAQKNKTLQRNFQGYSTHGGVEICAFGMSSISQTSRSYRQNFKDLTDYGQALGEGQYPIDRGIILTDEDVLRRDLIMSIMCQLELNYEAKSKQHGIDIRSHFADSIESLKPMEDDGLVELNDDALLVTNQGRLFIRNIAMAFDAYLDSGKAKFSKTV